In Haloarcula salinisoli, one genomic interval encodes:
- a CDS encoding DUF2391 domain-containing protein has product MSERSPEKEGIGELFDELEELEDIVDSEAERKQVREAMRAAADAQDDDPAVFGRVIWGFDREDFAEAVLGSLLFGIPMAVEGGTVDAGLHIARHPLYFLGTVVTAVAMVVGILYVADFQDVRVAHRIFGVVPRRLAGVTLTALGTSVALLTGWGLVDWSSDPVLVWESLCICAVAFVPMAIGAALGDILPGS; this is encoded by the coding sequence ATGAGCGAGCGGTCACCCGAGAAGGAGGGTATCGGCGAGCTGTTCGACGAACTGGAGGAACTGGAGGACATCGTCGACAGCGAGGCCGAACGCAAACAGGTTCGCGAGGCGATGCGGGCCGCCGCCGACGCACAGGACGACGACCCGGCCGTGTTCGGCCGCGTCATCTGGGGGTTCGACCGCGAGGACTTCGCCGAGGCGGTGCTCGGGTCGCTGCTCTTTGGCATTCCGATGGCCGTCGAGGGCGGGACCGTCGACGCCGGACTCCACATCGCACGGCATCCGCTCTACTTCCTCGGGACCGTCGTGACGGCGGTCGCGATGGTCGTCGGCATCCTCTACGTCGCCGACTTTCAGGACGTGCGCGTCGCCCATCGCATCTTCGGTGTCGTCCCCCGGCGGCTGGCGGGTGTGACCCTGACGGCCCTTGGCACCTCGGTCGCCCTGCTGACCGGCTGGGGGTTGGTGGACTGGTCCAGCGACCCGGTGCTCGTCTGGGAATCGCTGTGTATCTGTGCCGTCGCCTTTGTCCCGATGGCCATCGGTGCGGCGCTGGGCGATATCCTGCCTGGGAGCTAG
- a CDS encoding HVO_2753 family zinc finger protein, which yields MSESQQKRAQKCVSCGINIATTNAAAFKCPDCGQQIYRCSKCRKQSNLYKCPDCGFTGP from the coding sequence ATGAGCGAGAGCCAGCAGAAGCGAGCGCAGAAATGCGTCTCGTGTGGCATCAACATCGCCACGACGAACGCGGCCGCGTTCAAGTGCCCGGACTGCGGACAGCAGATTTACCGCTGTTCGAAGTGCCGCAAGCAGAGCAACCTCTACAAGTGCCCCGACTGCGGATTCACGGGACCATAA
- a CDS encoding elongation factor 1-beta: MGKVAAKIKIMPQSPEVDLDALQERLEGALPEGAKIKGFERDDVAFGLVALFPTVIIPDEAGGTDAVEDAFADVDGVESVDVDTVGRL; this comes from the coding sequence ATGGGAAAAGTAGCAGCCAAGATCAAGATCATGCCGCAGAGCCCGGAAGTCGACCTCGACGCGCTCCAGGAGCGTCTCGAAGGTGCACTTCCCGAAGGAGCGAAGATCAAGGGATTCGAGCGTGACGACGTGGCCTTCGGTCTGGTCGCGCTGTTCCCGACGGTCATCATCCCCGACGAAGCCGGCGGCACGGACGCCGTCGAGGACGCCTTCGCCGACGTGGACGGCGTCGAATCGGTCGACGTCGACACCGTCGGTCGTCTGTAA
- a CDS encoding 50S ribosomal protein L21e, with protein MPSSNGPLEGTRNKLKNKPRDRGTSPPQRAVEQYEADEKVHLKIDPSVPEGRFHPRFDGQTGTVIGEQGTAYKVEIVDGGKTKTVIVKPAHMRRQEN; from the coding sequence ATGCCTAGTTCAAACGGCCCCCTCGAAGGAACACGAAACAAACTGAAGAACAAGCCCCGCGACCGCGGTACCTCGCCGCCCCAGCGCGCCGTCGAGCAGTACGAGGCCGACGAGAAGGTCCACCTGAAGATCGACCCCTCGGTGCCCGAAGGCCGATTCCACCCGCGCTTCGACGGCCAGACCGGCACCGTCATCGGCGAGCAGGGGACGGCCTACAAAGTCGAGATCGTCGACGGCGGCAAGACCAAGACGGTCATCGTGAAGCCGGCTCACATGCGCCGCCAAGAGAACTGA
- a CDS encoding RNA polymerase Rpb4 family protein, protein MTIFKEKVSEEYLTTAETKEILADLEMERAADEDREMRYELKRSIEHVNHFAMLDVEESLEFVDQLQELEKVDEATAYKIANLRPLDRDELRAIYAQERYSLSGEELDDILAIVKQYA, encoded by the coding sequence ATGACGATATTCAAGGAGAAAGTCTCCGAGGAGTATCTCACGACCGCCGAGACCAAGGAGATACTGGCTGACCTGGAGATGGAGCGAGCGGCCGACGAGGACCGCGAGATGCGCTACGAGCTCAAACGTTCCATCGAACACGTCAACCACTTCGCGATGCTGGACGTCGAGGAGTCTCTGGAGTTCGTCGACCAGCTTCAGGAACTGGAGAAGGTCGACGAGGCGACCGCCTACAAGATCGCGAACCTGCGCCCGCTAGACCGCGACGAGCTGCGCGCCATCTACGCTCAGGAGCGGTACTCGCTGTCTGGCGAGGAACTCGACGATATCCTCGCCATCGTCAAGCAGTACGCCTGA
- a CDS encoding DUF655 domain-containing protein: MSSTESGGEDLVAAVLDVLPHGRSDDDRPQHQKEPLAYALGIDEFHIYELSLDEDDDIAFGDRIDLTAFGRLTEVDFEDLPSGARQELEYAVEEIVDADEQRFVDFYNDAQPITLRLHQLNLLPGIGKKLRNTILDERKRKPFESFEDLEERVSGLHNPREVLVDRIQEELRDDDLKYRIFVRRSEQGEGE, encoded by the coding sequence ATGAGCAGCACCGAGAGCGGTGGTGAGGATCTGGTGGCGGCAGTGCTCGACGTGCTCCCGCACGGCCGGAGCGACGACGACCGCCCCCAGCACCAGAAAGAGCCGCTCGCGTACGCCCTCGGGATCGACGAGTTCCACATCTACGAGCTCTCGCTCGACGAGGACGACGATATCGCCTTCGGCGACCGTATCGATCTGACAGCGTTCGGTCGGTTGACCGAAGTCGACTTCGAGGACCTGCCCAGCGGTGCCCGGCAGGAACTGGAATACGCCGTCGAGGAGATCGTCGACGCCGACGAACAGCGGTTCGTCGACTTCTACAACGACGCCCAGCCAATCACGCTGCGACTCCACCAGCTGAACCTGCTGCCGGGTATCGGGAAGAAACTCCGCAACACTATCCTCGACGAGCGCAAGCGCAAGCCCTTCGAGAGCTTCGAAGACCTCGAAGAGCGCGTCAGCGGTCTCCACAACCCACGGGAGGTCCTCGTCGACCGGATTCAGGAGGAACTGCGCGACGACGACCTGAAGTATCGGATTTTCGTGCGGCGCAGCGAACAAGGCGAGGGTGAGTGA
- a CDS encoding 16S ribosomal RNA methyltransferase A encodes MTEYGSRDPDALVRRAGKRADTRQDQHFLVDDRVLDRIPTYAEEMDLSHVLEIGGGPGALTDRLLAVADRVTVVERDPDFAAHLRQEFADAIATDRLTVVEGDALDVELPEFTASISNLPYGASSEIAFRLLPEGKPLVLMFQQEFAERMVAEPATDDYGRLSVTAGHYAEAEIVETVPKQAFDPQPRVTSALVRTTPREPDYSVPSDEFFLTFLKAVFTQRRKTMRNAVRNTAHISGLSDPDAVVDAAEEGLMSARAGKLTPADFAGLATLAYEVGEPDDDD; translated from the coding sequence ATGACCGAGTACGGAAGCCGCGACCCAGACGCGCTGGTCCGGCGGGCGGGCAAGCGGGCCGACACGCGACAGGACCAGCACTTCCTGGTCGACGACCGCGTGCTGGACCGGATTCCGACCTACGCCGAGGAGATGGACCTATCGCACGTCCTCGAAATCGGCGGCGGGCCGGGGGCACTGACGGACCGACTGCTCGCGGTGGCCGACCGGGTGACCGTCGTCGAGCGGGACCCCGACTTCGCGGCGCACTTGCGCCAGGAGTTCGCCGACGCCATCGCGACGGACCGGCTGACTGTCGTCGAAGGCGACGCGCTGGACGTCGAACTCCCCGAATTCACCGCGAGCATTTCGAACCTGCCCTACGGTGCGTCCTCCGAAATCGCGTTCCGCCTGCTGCCCGAGGGGAAGCCTTTGGTCTTGATGTTCCAGCAGGAGTTCGCCGAGCGGATGGTCGCCGAGCCTGCGACTGACGACTACGGTCGGCTGTCGGTGACGGCGGGACACTACGCCGAGGCCGAAATCGTCGAGACAGTCCCGAAGCAAGCGTTCGACCCACAGCCCCGCGTCACGAGTGCGCTCGTTCGGACGACGCCACGCGAGCCGGACTACTCCGTTCCGAGCGACGAGTTCTTCCTGACGTTCCTGAAGGCGGTGTTCACCCAGCGCCGGAAGACGATGCGCAACGCGGTCCGGAACACGGCACACATCTCCGGACTCTCCGACCCCGACGCCGTCGTGGACGCCGCCGAAGAGGGGCTCATGAGCGCCCGCGCCGGCAAACTCACACCGGCCGACTTCGCTGGCCTGGCGACGCTGGCCTACGAGGTCGGCGAGCCCGACGACGATGACTGA
- a CDS encoding HemK2/MTQ2 family protein methyltransferase, whose translation MTEEGADEGTDSGRPALADQRGVETVYQPAEDSDLLARTAAERVTSGDRVLDVGTGSGYVAATLAEAGAEAVGVDLSPLACREAAENGLPVVRGDLVSPFHENSFDLVAFNPPYLPTPAEAEWDDWMEHALSGGEDGRRLVDPFLAAVSRVLAPGGEALLLVSSLTDPDAVRAYARENGLGSEVLATEKHPYEELVVLRFSEI comes from the coding sequence ATGACTGAGGAGGGAGCCGACGAGGGCACTGACAGCGGTCGCCCCGCCCTGGCCGACCAGCGCGGCGTCGAGACGGTGTACCAGCCCGCCGAGGACTCGGACCTGCTCGCCCGGACGGCCGCCGAGCGGGTAACGTCGGGCGACCGGGTGCTAGACGTGGGAACCGGGTCGGGCTACGTCGCCGCGACGCTGGCCGAGGCAGGTGCCGAGGCAGTCGGCGTCGACCTCAGTCCCCTGGCCTGCCGCGAGGCGGCCGAGAACGGACTCCCCGTCGTCCGTGGCGACCTCGTCTCGCCGTTTCACGAGAACAGCTTCGACCTCGTCGCGTTCAACCCGCCCTACCTCCCGACGCCCGCCGAGGCCGAGTGGGACGACTGGATGGAACACGCGCTGTCGGGCGGCGAGGACGGCCGCCGGCTCGTCGACCCGTTTCTGGCAGCTGTGAGTCGGGTGCTCGCACCCGGCGGCGAGGCCCTGCTGCTCGTCAGTAGTCTCACCGACCCCGACGCTGTCCGGGCATACGCTCGCGAGAACGGGCTCGGAAGCGAGGTGCTTGCTACCGAGAAACACCCCTACGAGGAGCTCGTCGTCCTGCGTTTCTCCGAAATATAA
- a CDS encoding 5-methyltetrahydropteroyltriglutamate--homocysteine methyltransferase, translating into MPEIVATTPGLFPLPDWAKDELSDLKGHQKTDLISGDEGEAITDAYERAREEVVSLQTDAGLDRISEGQLRWDDMLAHPLAVHDSVETRGIVRYYDNNNFYREPVVTDDLTADGDVATELDAAAELVDSGLQAVLPGPYSLADLATDEHYGDEAAFLDAVADFLVGEVEQFPDVETLFLLEPSLVESPPEDGTDERASEAIDAVANAVDAEVVTHTYWGPIEEKTYAHLMDADVDAIGFDLVADHDKNVYNVQEYGTKDAVALGVVDGQNTRVESPETIRDRVDWFEAQTNTAYDTVYATTNTETFYLPVNKFEDKIRSLANAATLEAPEADQ; encoded by the coding sequence ATGCCAGAGATTGTTGCGACGACACCGGGCCTGTTTCCGTTACCGGACTGGGCCAAGGACGAGCTGTCCGACCTGAAAGGACACCAGAAGACAGACCTCATCAGCGGTGACGAGGGCGAGGCCATCACGGACGCCTACGAGCGCGCCCGCGAAGAGGTCGTCTCCCTCCAGACCGATGCCGGCCTCGACCGCATCAGCGAGGGCCAGCTGCGCTGGGACGACATGCTCGCGCACCCGCTGGCGGTCCACGACAGCGTCGAGACCCGCGGCATCGTCCGCTACTACGACAACAACAACTTCTACCGAGAGCCCGTGGTCACGGACGACCTGACCGCCGACGGCGACGTCGCCACAGAGCTCGACGCCGCTGCCGAGCTGGTCGATTCGGGGCTGCAAGCGGTCCTGCCCGGTCCGTACTCGCTCGCGGACCTTGCGACCGACGAACACTACGGGGACGAGGCCGCGTTCCTCGACGCCGTCGCCGACTTCCTCGTCGGCGAGGTCGAGCAGTTCCCCGACGTCGAGACGCTGTTCCTGCTGGAGCCATCGCTCGTCGAGAGCCCGCCCGAGGACGGCACAGACGAGCGCGCCAGCGAGGCCATCGACGCCGTCGCGAACGCCGTCGACGCCGAGGTCGTCACCCACACCTACTGGGGCCCAATCGAGGAGAAGACCTACGCGCATCTGATGGACGCCGACGTCGACGCCATCGGCTTCGACCTCGTCGCCGACCACGACAAGAACGTCTACAACGTCCAGGAGTACGGCACCAAGGACGCCGTCGCGCTGGGCGTCGTCGACGGGCAGAACACCCGCGTCGAGTCGCCCGAGACGATTCGGGACCGCGTCGACTGGTTCGAGGCCCAGACCAACACCGCCTACGACACCGTCTACGCGACCACGAACACCGAGACCTTCTACCTGCCCGTCAACAAGTTCGAGGACAAGATCCGGTCGCTGGCCAACGCCGCGACCCTGGAAGCCCCGGAGGCAGACCAATGA
- a CDS encoding methionine synthase, producing MTGPREQFRPEDHENEHFLLTTVVGSYPKPKWHDRARELFEDEDADFGEEEWEESKDDASRLITHEHERCGIDVVCDGEMRRNEMVEYFAHRIDGYEFNGRVKVWGHNYFDKPSVADEVEYGEQWLVEEFEFTDEVAERPVKVPITGPYTLANWSFNEVYDSEEQLAYELADLVNEEIEALVEAGARYIQIDEPALATTPDDHAIVGECLERIVDEIPDDVRLGLHVCYGDYSRIYPEILDYPVHEYDLELANGNYEQLDVFKEHEFTKDFAMGVLDAHTAEVESVEEIKENIKKGLEVVPPERLTVSPDCGVKLLPREIARGKMENMVTAAREVEQELDTGEIEVLAGSGAEASADD from the coding sequence ATGACAGGACCACGAGAGCAGTTCCGACCGGAGGACCACGAGAACGAGCACTTCCTGCTGACGACCGTCGTCGGCTCCTACCCCAAGCCAAAGTGGCACGACCGCGCCCGCGAGCTGTTCGAGGACGAGGACGCAGACTTCGGCGAGGAGGAGTGGGAAGAATCGAAAGACGACGCCTCGCGGCTCATCACCCACGAGCACGAACGCTGTGGCATCGACGTCGTCTGTGACGGCGAGATGCGCCGCAACGAGATGGTCGAGTACTTCGCCCACCGCATCGACGGCTACGAGTTCAACGGCCGCGTGAAGGTGTGGGGTCACAACTACTTCGACAAGCCCTCCGTCGCCGACGAGGTCGAGTACGGCGAGCAGTGGCTCGTCGAGGAGTTCGAGTTCACCGACGAGGTCGCCGAACGACCCGTCAAGGTCCCCATCACGGGCCCGTACACGCTGGCGAACTGGTCGTTCAACGAGGTCTACGACAGCGAGGAGCAGCTGGCCTACGAACTGGCCGACCTCGTCAACGAGGAGATAGAGGCACTGGTCGAGGCCGGCGCGCGCTACATCCAGATAGACGAGCCCGCCCTCGCGACGACGCCGGACGACCACGCCATCGTGGGCGAGTGTCTCGAACGCATCGTCGACGAGATTCCCGACGACGTGCGCCTGGGTCTGCACGTCTGCTACGGCGACTACTCCCGCATCTACCCCGAGATTCTGGACTACCCGGTCCACGAGTACGACCTGGAGCTCGCCAACGGCAACTACGAACAGCTCGACGTTTTCAAGGAGCACGAGTTCACCAAGGACTTCGCTATGGGCGTACTGGACGCCCACACCGCCGAAGTCGAGTCCGTCGAGGAGATCAAGGAGAACATCAAGAAGGGTCTGGAGGTCGTGCCCCCGGAGCGCCTGACTGTCTCGCCCGACTGCGGCGTGAAGCTCCTGCCCCGCGAGATCGCTCGCGGCAAGATGGAGAACATGGTCACGGCCGCCCGCGAGGTCGAACAGGAGCTCGACACCGGGGAAATCGAGGTCCTCGCCGGCAGTGGTGCGGAAGCGAGTGCAGACGACTAG
- a CDS encoding HTH domain-containing protein: protein MTDETHLRAELYLRGDTYGTFDAQQQVLNRVNRLEANGVFTESMVAGEWQRIRTMAEDTRSGALATYEEFADWADRNGSSLEPAFEQRTRTYVGMDRVDEVVVFPVVSLAIYDEKRLQSVFPCADGEHVYTVGDALEAFERGDEGWLAQFDTVTVDRTEPWLEAGVEALP from the coding sequence ATGACCGACGAAACACACCTCCGAGCGGAACTGTATCTTCGCGGTGACACCTATGGGACATTCGACGCCCAGCAGCAGGTGTTGAACCGGGTCAACCGACTGGAGGCCAACGGCGTCTTCACCGAGTCGATGGTGGCGGGCGAGTGGCAGCGCATCCGGACGATGGCCGAGGACACCCGTTCGGGGGCGCTGGCGACCTACGAGGAGTTCGCCGACTGGGCTGACCGCAACGGGTCGTCCCTGGAGCCGGCCTTCGAGCAGCGCACGCGCACCTACGTGGGCATGGACCGCGTCGACGAGGTCGTCGTCTTCCCCGTGGTCTCGCTGGCTATCTACGACGAGAAGCGCCTGCAGTCCGTCTTCCCCTGTGCGGACGGCGAACACGTCTACACGGTCGGTGACGCGCTGGAGGCCTTCGAGCGCGGCGACGAGGGGTGGCTCGCCCAGTTCGACACCGTCACCGTCGACCGCACCGAGCCGTGGCTCGAGGCGGGCGTCGAAGCGCTGCCCTAG
- a CDS encoding ABC transporter permease, with amino-acid sequence MLDPLYRRFPAALMARRNLTRTKVRSALASLGIVIGVIAIASLGMFGVALQYSFSENLGGLGNQVTVSPNSEAGVQNLTERDVREIRRVVGPDVSVSSEKRTSEPVSYDRGPNQTEVVYGIEDPASVYNASEGRIPDPFQSGVLVGETVAENEGLQPGNTITVNGSSMRVRAVLESTGSFSQLNPENRIYLPVTSFEERGYQQVYVTAESGTDANESAVAIRDALNDREQRVNVQELGSIVDQINEQFQVINTVLVGIAAISLFVAGISILNVMLMSTVERREEIGVLRAVGYQKRDVMKVMLMEATLLGVFGGLVGVSVSTLVGLAINHYTLDDATALFRLANLWYLLSAFAFAVVVSVLSGLYPAWKAASEEPVEALRG; translated from the coding sequence ATGCTTGACCCGCTCTATCGCCGGTTCCCGGCGGCTCTGATGGCCCGCCGGAACCTGACGCGGACGAAAGTACGCTCGGCGCTGGCGTCGCTCGGTATCGTCATCGGCGTCATCGCCATCGCCTCGCTCGGGATGTTCGGTGTCGCCCTGCAGTACTCCTTCTCCGAGAACCTGGGCGGTCTGGGCAACCAGGTGACGGTCTCGCCAAACTCCGAGGCCGGTGTGCAGAACCTCACCGAACGGGACGTTCGGGAGATCCGACGGGTCGTCGGTCCGGACGTCTCGGTCTCGTCGGAGAAACGGACGTCCGAGCCCGTCTCCTACGACCGCGGCCCCAATCAGACGGAAGTCGTCTACGGTATCGAAGACCCGGCGTCGGTGTACAACGCCTCCGAGGGTCGGATTCCCGACCCGTTCCAGAGCGGGGTCCTGGTCGGCGAAACCGTCGCCGAGAACGAGGGGCTGCAGCCGGGCAACACGATCACCGTCAACGGCTCGTCTATGCGTGTGCGCGCGGTGCTGGAATCGACGGGGTCGTTCTCACAGCTGAACCCTGAGAACCGCATCTACCTCCCGGTTACCTCGTTCGAAGAGCGCGGCTATCAGCAGGTGTACGTCACCGCCGAGTCCGGGACGGACGCCAACGAGTCGGCGGTGGCGATTCGGGACGCGCTCAACGACCGTGAACAGCGGGTCAACGTCCAGGAACTGGGCTCGATCGTGGACCAGATCAACGAACAATTCCAGGTCATCAACACCGTGCTCGTCGGTATCGCCGCCATCTCCCTGTTCGTGGCCGGCATCTCCATCCTCAACGTCATGCTGATGTCGACCGTCGAACGCCGCGAGGAGATCGGCGTTCTCAGGGCCGTTGGCTACCAGAAACGGGACGTGATGAAGGTGATGCTCATGGAAGCGACGCTGCTCGGCGTCTTCGGCGGCCTCGTCGGCGTCAGCGTCAGCACCCTCGTCGGTCTCGCTATCAACCACTATACGCTCGACGACGCGACGGCGCTGTTCCGGCTGGCGAATCTCTGGTATCTCCTGTCCGCCTTCGCCTTTGCCGTCGTGGTCAGCGTACTCAGCGGCCTCTATCCGGCGTGGAAAGCGGCGAGCGAAGAACCGGTAGAGGCGCTCAGAGGCTAG
- a CDS encoding ABC transporter ATP-binding protein, producing the protein MTVIDAQQLVKRYRTGGQTLEALKGIDFALEPGEFVSIMGPSGSGKTTLLNILGLLSTPTEGRLVLEDRDVTDLGDRKRTLLRKRSIGFVFQHFYLLPTLSAVENVEVPRLFDRDRNRRARARDLLTRVGLGDRLDHRPDQLSGGQKQRVAIARSLINDPMIVLADEPTGSLDRETGRQILDEFRRIADEQDVGIVAVTHDELVNEYVDRTVHLVDGSLGREQVDA; encoded by the coding sequence ATGACCGTCATCGACGCCCAGCAGCTGGTCAAACGCTACCGGACCGGCGGACAGACCCTCGAAGCGCTGAAGGGCATCGACTTCGCGCTGGAGCCCGGCGAGTTCGTCTCCATCATGGGCCCGAGCGGGAGTGGAAAGACGACACTGCTGAACATCCTCGGTCTGCTCTCGACGCCCACCGAGGGACGACTCGTGCTCGAAGACCGTGACGTAACCGACCTGGGGGACCGGAAACGGACACTGCTACGGAAGCGTAGCATCGGGTTCGTCTTCCAGCATTTCTACCTGTTACCGACGCTGTCGGCCGTCGAGAACGTCGAAGTCCCGCGGCTGTTCGACCGCGACCGTAATCGCCGGGCCCGGGCCCGTGACCTGCTGACCAGGGTCGGGCTCGGCGACCGGCTCGACCACCGCCCCGACCAGCTCTCGGGCGGGCAGAAACAGCGCGTCGCCATCGCCCGGTCGCTCATCAACGACCCTATGATCGTCCTCGCCGACGAGCCGACGGGGAGCCTCGACCGGGAGACGGGCCGCCAGATCCTCGACGAGTTCCGGCGCATCGCCGACGAGCAGGACGTCGGTATCGTCGCCGTCACCCACGACGAACTGGTCAACGAGTACGTCGACCGGACGGTCCACCTGGTCGACGGGTCACTCGGACGGGAGCAAGTCGATGCTTGA
- a CDS encoding CARDB domain-containing protein — protein MRRLIVAALVVLAAVPPVVAGTQANGSITGVTVSPQSPAPNETVTFTPTIRNLQGSGDALIIDSVELRPGSSSGLPVYTRVRNVGTLSPGAEVTVPLTYTFEEPGTRDLRVYVDARNANTSEPVELRYPVSLSVRERQPQLDIQTDDSVAGVASNGSVEIANGLDTSISNVEVTVSGDGVTVLEDRSVFASVPQGATETAEFRFRPQRAGTDELRATINYTLPSGTERTVTQTRTIETEAARSSVVLETSQSGSGSDQTLAVDIINQGNTRAEDIVVTGRSENATVSRTIVDAVPPSSTEQVRLNASLLAASADVVVTADYESASVQRSVETTRTLRATPAAIELTGLDISREDGVLQITGSTSNVGTTMARSVTVRVLPGENVEPAAPNRDFFVGEVPGSDFSSFDLTARTTGNVSEIPLEVSYLVEGERTKETFSVPVDSGLSGEPERQASGGPGAVLLAVLGLGAVTVLVVAGFLVRRYRRGDDDVDL, from the coding sequence ATGCGACGACTGATCGTCGCTGCGCTGGTCGTACTGGCAGCCGTCCCGCCGGTCGTCGCCGGCACACAGGCCAACGGTTCGATTACCGGCGTCACGGTCTCGCCACAGAGCCCGGCCCCCAACGAGACGGTCACGTTCACGCCGACGATTCGGAACCTCCAGGGCAGCGGCGACGCCCTGATAATCGACAGCGTCGAGCTCCGCCCCGGCAGTTCGAGCGGATTGCCGGTGTACACCCGCGTCCGGAACGTGGGGACGCTCTCGCCCGGTGCCGAAGTGACTGTCCCGCTGACGTACACGTTCGAAGAGCCGGGCACACGCGACCTTCGTGTTTACGTCGACGCCCGGAACGCCAACACCAGCGAGCCAGTCGAGCTCCGGTATCCGGTCTCGCTCTCGGTCAGGGAGCGACAGCCACAGCTAGACATCCAGACAGACGACTCGGTTGCCGGCGTGGCGTCGAACGGGTCAGTCGAGATAGCGAACGGGCTCGATACGAGCATCTCGAACGTCGAGGTCACCGTCTCGGGCGACGGCGTCACGGTGCTCGAAGACCGGTCGGTGTTCGCGTCGGTGCCCCAGGGGGCGACCGAGACCGCCGAGTTCCGGTTCCGGCCCCAGCGAGCCGGGACCGACGAGCTCCGAGCGACCATCAACTACACGCTCCCGAGTGGCACCGAGCGGACGGTGACCCAGACCCGGACCATCGAGACCGAGGCCGCTCGCAGTAGCGTCGTCCTCGAAACGTCACAGTCCGGCAGCGGCAGCGACCAGACCCTCGCCGTCGATATCATCAATCAGGGGAACACGCGAGCGGAGGACATCGTCGTCACCGGTCGCTCCGAGAACGCGACTGTCAGCAGGACAATCGTCGACGCTGTCCCTCCGAGTTCGACGGAGCAGGTCCGGCTGAACGCGTCGCTGTTGGCCGCGAGTGCGGACGTGGTCGTCACGGCGGACTACGAGAGCGCGTCGGTCCAGCGCTCGGTCGAAACGACCAGGACCCTCCGCGCGACGCCCGCCGCCATCGAACTGACCGGGCTCGATATCTCGCGGGAAGACGGCGTGTTACAGATAACCGGTAGCACGAGCAACGTCGGGACGACGATGGCACGGAGCGTTACAGTCCGAGTCCTCCCGGGCGAGAACGTCGAGCCCGCGGCCCCGAACAGGGACTTCTTCGTCGGCGAAGTGCCGGGTAGCGACTTCAGCTCGTTCGACCTGACTGCCAGGACCACCGGGAACGTCTCCGAGATACCGCTGGAGGTGAGCTACCTCGTCGAGGGCGAGCGGACGAAAGAGACCTTCTCAGTACCCGTCGATTCGGGGCTATCGGGGGAACCGGAGCGACAGGCAAGCGGCGGTCCGGGTGCCGTCCTGCTAGCGGTTCTCGGACTCGGTGCCGTCACAGTGCTGGTGGTGGCCGGATTCCTCGTCCGTCGCTACCGGCGGGGTGACGACGACGTGGACCTATGA